aaaaagtactttttactccttacaattttatttacagtgaaAAAGTACTTCTATTTTAGAGATCTATTTTCGCTTGCTCTGTCAAACCAATTGAATTGCGCTGATTGCCAGTTTAattgaaatgttatttattctggagcctttggaccacactgaggaattggccaacagttcatcttatgatgaagattttttgcttctttGAAACTGACAACACATGAAGTGTGACACGTTTCCTGCTGTTTGCAGCCTATCAAGACtaataccttgttcacactgtcagtccagattttggtgcatatctaaTTTGACAGACTCACTGTTCACATTGTGTTTCACAACTGTTCAGAACCGATCTGTGCATCCTGTAGCCGTTTTccggattatctgcactgtttctatggcaatgacgtcgcGCTGGCATGACAATCTGCCTCGACGTCTGACGTGTTTTATGTGATGTGacagcatgacgtaaccgaaaagctacacaaatgcgatcaggACAGTAAGACTAAAAtggatttcaaaccacctctggatgtagcctgaaacggattagaaaaacagatttcatgtggtttttagccgttcactgttctaaatgtgattggattcctatcagatatgcaccaaaatcggaTTTGGACTTACAGTGTGAAAAAGGTCTAATACACCTTATCCTGCATCGGCTTCCTGTGAGAGGCTGGATAGATCTTGAAATTTAAGTTAAGTTCGAGGTTTTACAattttgagtagcatgttgcatattaaaattcattgtcattgtcacggatctccgcatttttctgtgtctgtaccacagactttcttttccgtgtcagtttcacgtattggttactcaattgtttttcctgttttcttaccattttcccATGGGTCtggggttagaacgactttctgtaacataaaatgacttccaaacccaactcctaaccctaacgtcaggcgacaattgtttaaaagtatggaaaaaatagtataaaccaatagttaaagtgacatcctaacccaatgCCCAAATATAACCCCAAACCCAcgtgaaaatggtttaaaaataggaaaaacaattgagtaatcaatacatgaaactgacacgtaaaagaaagtccgtggtacagacacagaaaaatgcagagatccgtgacaatgacacggataaatgagcaaaaaattctgtgactataccactgaactttgtgagatcatgttggaaattatgaagtagtcttatagtttgataatgaaatacaattaaatacaaatagttgtaaaggataaaaccttgtatgtggttcattcacttcatgtttttagagaaagcttaaacatgaatctctcgttttccttccggttacttttacttttttaatactcaagtacaattttaatgtggtacttttttacttttactcaagtataattttggccagatacttttacttttaattgagtaaaatttacactcagtacttgtactttcacttgagtaaaatttttgagtactttttacacctctggacactttacaataaggttgtatttgttcataTTAATTAACACATTAGTTCACATCAACTATCAACTAAAAATAAACTTCtgcagtatttattaatcttatgTCATGTTGAAATCAAAGTTTTATTAACAGTAATGCAAAGTAAACTAGTAAGTaattgcattaactaacattaccCAAAGACTAAAAATGTTGAAAAATGTATTgcttattgtttatttatattagctaatgcatttaataatgttaacaatacgaccttattgtaaagtatgATTTATTtcaccttactcagtcaatattaaagatatcaatatTTGAACAGaatgtttttacattatgtacaatgattttatgtaaaaaaaaaaaacagtaaatcacataCATTTCTTTAGTCGGGTTTTCACAGTGCAGAAGTTACACTTCATAATTAGTATGCAACCAAATTAtgcatatttacatatatagCATATTATTAGCATAGTTATAAGGTGACACAAAGGTCTGAATAATTGATTAATTTTGTAAATCATTTACAAATAACCTGGCCATTGTGTTTTAAATCAGTAAAAACAAGAGCTTTAGGAGATCTTTAGAAAAACAGATAAAGCCATCATAAAAACAACTGAGATACCAAACATGATTCTTCTAACctattaaaattacatttaattctATTACCTCAAAAAACTTTGGTTGTCCTGTTATTCATGTATTTGTTTGTTAAGACTAAAAGCGGGAAgaaatgttattgttaaagAATGCGGAGTTTAATCTGAACAATTAAGCCTCACTCTGACAGATGAGAAATTATATAAGCTAATTTGTGGCTATGCTGTACTTCTGTTGGATTGTTATTTGGAAATGTATTTGGGCAGAGTTAGACAAAGCCTGAAGGTGTGTCAAACCATGTGTGAGAGAATTTGCAACAGTGAGTCTGTGCTTACTTTTTTGCTAGAAGGAGAGAAACTTTATATGATATATTCAGATGGTATTTCatgattaaaattaaataatttcagAATGTACATGCTCTTTGTCATTAAAGGTTACTtcaattaaaaatgaatttacAATCCCTGATTTGATTTATACATATTAATATCTAAGTAACCTAATCTACTGTGTTTCAGGTATGAGTGAAGCAGAAGAGACTCATGTGTTCAGTAGTTCAGGTGAAAATGTCGCTCTGCCCTGTATTAATGCTCTTTCTAACTGCACCTCAACTACATGGAACTACAACAAACATAGATCATCAGGTACAGTAGAACTGATTGCTGGAggattaaagaagaaaaacataGAGAGAGCTGAGAGACTGAGTCTGGGGTCTGACTGCTCTCTGAACATctataaaataacagaagaAGATCATGGACTTTACATCTGCCTACAATATGTGAATGGACAAAAACATGGAACTGATGAACCAATTTTTCTACATGTTCTTCATGGTCGGTGCTTCTGTTCATTTAGTTGAGTATGATTGTTTAACTTAAAAGATGAGAGTTTACTGATGTTTTacttaaaacttaaaattgtgtctttatttattatttcagttTATCCATCATCCACACAGACTAAGATGAGATCAGGCAGCTCTGTGACTCTCACCTGTCAGTTGTTTTCATATGAAGACTCTTGTAGTTTGGTCCGTCCTGATGATCTTCAGCTGTTCTGGGTGAATCAGGCTGATGTTAATCTACATGAAGACTCCAGATATCAGAAGTTATCATCAGGACAATGTATCAGGACTCTGACTACAACATTCCAGAATGAAGACAACAACACAAAGTGGAGATGTTTAGTTAAAAAGAAGAATGAGAATAAGACCTCAGCCAGCTATACTGTCAAGTTTACAAGTACGAAATCAAcattttactaaaataattttagaAGACTGTCAGGATAAGTCATAACATAAGTCATACAGTAATAATTTGTATCTATCAGGAAAAAAAATGTGAAGGTATATTGCCTGTAGTACTTTCATTGATGATCATGTGCAATTTCTGAATGAAGAACAACttagttataaaataaacacctgcaaggcctgataAAGATCAAACCTCatccaagtaagaaaaagtaatgcataagtaacttaaaagtaatgtaattattactttccatgaaaagtaactaagtaatgcaattagttactttttgaggaagtaacttaatattgtaatgcattactttttaaagtaactttcTTTAACACTGTTCATCTTCTACAGAACCAACCAAGACAGACACAGTGACTGCAGTCACCACCATAAACACTGAGAGACGCACAACTCTTAACTCACCAGTAACTGCTATACAACACAGTCAAGGTACATAATCACTGTCTGTCTAATCTCAgtgattatatacagtatatttgtgtgttttatatttttgtataatgtGTTTTCACATTATGGTTTAGTTAAAATAACATCCACTCTACATAGCATcaactacaacaacaacaacaacaacactaaTACAAGCTGTATCCGTTTGTAAGAAAACATCAAGTCCTACAGCACCATCAGCTCCTAAACATCaaggtatgtatgtatgtatgtatttatatgtcTCTCTTCAGTAGTATGGAGTAGTTGTCACATATTAGAATCAGTTAAATATAATCAAATAATTTCTGGAGATGTTCATAGACAGAGCTGATcacaaatactttattttatttttaatcctTCTAAATGACTTtccatttataaaaatgtattgattGATCACCAATCTATTAATATGAAAGCTGATACTTTAATGTAAAATCTTTAATCACTTAACTGAAACTTTAATtatgttctgtttttttttgtccgTAGGTTAGTGATACAGTCTGACTCTGATTATACACTTTATGTTTGTGGTTTGTTTAAATGTCCGTTTATTTTCTTAAGATCATGCAACCATTTAATACACTACTGCACTAATGTTTATGGTCAATTGAGTGAAATGTTTCTCTGGACCTTAAAAACTTTTTCATTTAAAGCATATGCTTTAATGTCTAAGATTGTAGtctgtgtaaaaatataattgtacAAAGGCATGAGTTATATTCATTTTAAGAATATTCTGGAAACTCATcatcatttaaaagcatgaAAAGACTTAATGATTAATATTGAATATgcatttaaattaattacatttgTCTATCAGATACTGATTTTATATCTTtggttaaagaaaaaaataatttctatGCTGTCTCGTGTCTGAGTCCCTGACTCTCTGAGTCTCTTTATGTTGTGTTAGTGCCTGTGATTGCTGCTGTGGTTGCTGCAGTAGTTTTTCTCTTTGCTGTTGTCCTTCTTGGGGTAATTTGTATAAAAAGATCAGGTGAGTTACACATCCCACCACTTACAGATTAGCACATCAGCTTTAGGTTTTATCATCAAACAACTGTTTATCATCAAAGTAGTTTAGAATAGCTGACAAAAACTTTGAACTATAGTTAGTTATATGTGCAATctcttattttaatattttatgatGTGCAATCTCTTATATTTTTCTCTTAAAATAATTCTGTGCTAACAATTTCTCTGATAATCATTTAGGTTCATTCTGCTGATACTGTAATTTGCCATCAGAGGAAAAAAGTTGAAATCCAGGAGAACTGCAGAGAAATTTATGTCTCTCTTAAAAGATTTAAATGACTATATGAATTAATTACTGTTTGTATGTAAAATGTGACTAGGATTTGCCATTGTAGGTTTTGTATACTGTAAATTTTATGTTGCGTCAGTCCATTTTGTAACCGTTTAGTCAAACTGCCTCTTTCCAAACTACTTCTATGTTTGAGATAAAACTGACAGTTCTAGGGGAGACCGGGGTTGGTTGTCACAATTTTGCATGAATTGCTCATCTTCAAAAAAATCTTTCAGCAGTAATTCTTACATGAAATGAAAACTTGGGTTCTTGGCTTTAAATGTgtatactttttacttttagaaTGTATTGTAACAGGTCCTATAGAGGTTCAATAGGATTTCAGTGATAAATTGGGATCTGAAAAGATAATGTGTaactttttagttttttaagctAGAAACTGCAAATAAGTTTTAATATAAATACCACCCGACAGTTGTCATTACTGCCCCTTTTAAACAATGGGATCAAAGTGGGTGATCATCAGTTACTTGAATTGTTAACTGTGTtgagaaataaaatgaaatttttttgtGCTAAAACCTCTTTTTAATCGTTTCATTATGCAAGTTGCCTAAcagcaaacaaaaacaaacaaacagacttAAACAGTCTTAAAAAGGTCTACATGTCTATCTTCTGAACTAAAGGAAACCCTGTGCAGCACAGGCTGTGCTTCATGCAGAGTCACAAGAATCACAGTTGTAACAAAtgtacaacaacagcaaacaaaaacaaacagaacaACAGTCTTTAAAGGTGTGACAACACATGTGACAACCAACCCTGCAAGCTATGAGACAACCATCCCCAACTGACTTCTTGACAAACATGCTAAGCTAGTTGCCATATGGCTTTAACTTGATAGCTAAAAGATGACTTAAAATAAAGCTACTACGTTTGGCTTTTTAAtgagtgttttgtttttgaatgAACAACACCCACATGAAAATTTACTCTGAcccatgaaaataaaaaattgtctcCTCACCTCAATGTTTTGTGTTTGCTCAGCAAAATTACAAGTGCACATGAGTAAGCTATCAAAGCCTAACAGATTGATATAAAAATTGTACcacagcgccatctagtgtGTCTGGAATAAGCAATGTGACATTTAGACAAGTATTCAGGCATTTAGGAGATGCTTTTTGTGAGAGAGATGAAGAACGGTGTTACATGAGCCCTTTTGGGCTCTTGGAAGATGAGTCAGACCACTGCGTTCTGAACCAGTTGGAGTGGTCTGATGTAATGAGTGAGACGTCTATTGTCTGTGAAAGAGGATGCTTTTTTAAGCAGTGGCGTGACAAGTGTCTGTTTAAACGTGGATAGAAATGTACCGGTGAGCATAGAGGTGTTGATGATGTGGGTGAGTGTCGTGCGAGTGTGGCTTGTTAGAAATGGGTGCGAATTTGGTTGAggtcaggggcgtcatgcaccagttttttttttaagggggcacagtttgcacagctcacagaaatttgtgcatacacatacATCAAACTAAATATTATAGAGCGTTCAGTCTTTTcaatggcacttacatttctaacaatctgaacacccctgctttcatgcaaaaaactccaaaataaaagtgttgactaactttcatatcaaatactatttaaTCGGAATATTGACATGTtggtatcatatttacatcggaaactgcatgttttatttatttaagttttaataaattacttgtttaattgtgtcattaatgcattttgcacaacaaccgCATTGTCCAAtaaaatttatgtaattttaaatccattaaGTATATAAataacgaaaatgacataagctatagccacgtgattgattttaatataatgattttaaaaaatatgtttagataaaattattagaggaccAGTTTTACCtaatatgtgagcatgtgtgattccgcgccccTGTGAACTTGtggcgttgtaccaagatgaatctagaaatctactaATATAATGTTGaaacggtcacattttaaaccatacattttctacacagaggaggttaactgcacattaccttACTGGGGGTtgaaaatgttgtgagcgtttcttacacgttttaattcctcagatagcaaaatgcaggACCAACAGCAAAGAGCTCGTGACTGCGTTCAGatgctgatgacgtctgcgactgcgctgaCTGCAGCACCtagctgccgccagaataaagtaatgtaacatgatcaaaacactatcaaaatggcaaaaatctctgaaaagtgacaaggacgcagcacagaattaataatattgtgcatattaaacagatgaaaagtcaaataacagattaatggacgcttctttgatttAGAGGTTGCAtccaaaatccatttggctcaaaaaaaaaaaccgtttgaATGGGCATGGCGCCTCTGGTTGAGGTAACAGGGTGGGTGGAGAGAAGTTTAGAAACTTCAGTGTCGGTAAGCGGAGAGAAAGAGGAGAAACGGATGTGAGATGTTAAGTGTAGGGTGCTCTGATGTTAGTGGTGTGGAAAATTGGTTGCTGATGGAAGACGTTTTGTTAGTGAAAAAGTAAGCGAAGTCATCAGCTGACAATGAGGAAGTGGGTAGAGCAGGAGGGGGGCAAAGCAGAGAATTGAGGGGTGGTTTCCCCGACggggtttaggttaatccaggactaggccttattaaTATTAGGTGATTTAAGAagcttttacaaacataccttccaaaaaagacaaaacaatgtccacaaaatatgtttaaattaaacaggacaatgtgtttttaaattaaagcagcttaaacatgcattttagtctgggactagccctgtccgggaaaccgcaccTGAAAGTTTTAAATAGCTGCTTAGTGTTGGGTGCGTTATTTACCTTTGCGGTCAAGTATGATGTCTGAGCGGTGGTGACGCTAGCTAAAACAAGAGTACAGAAGTGACTGGTAGTAACAGAGGTTGGCTGGATTGTCAGTTTTGTGCCATTTCCTTTTAGCATCCCTGAGCGTAGTATATTACTCACAAAGGATGTCAGACAGCCAGGATCAAGAGGGAGAAGCATGAACTGGTCTGGAGGACAGTGGTCAAAGCGAATCAAAACATGATGTTAGTGTAGAGCATAAAGTGTCAGTTGCAGCATCAGCATCTAAAGACAGGAAGTGAGATTGAAGAGAGGATACCACCTCAGCAGAAAGGGTCTAGCACTAAGATCCTAAGATTCTTCATAGCGTATATAAGTTTCTTACAAGCAGCAGTGTTTGTATTCTGACTCGATGTATTTACTATCctttacaaacatttaaatatttagtttagatatttgtattaagTTTACATATTATTTCCCATTCTTTATTCCTTTTTTATTACTGCtgtttaattttatgttttgttcTGTATTCTCTTCACAAGTAAAGATATGAGTTTGTAATAACACCTGCTGAATCTGTTTCCAGTCAGACAAAGTCTGAGCAATGAAACTAAAATGATTTAATAAACTAATTTTATTCATCACTTCGTCTCCTGCCTGCTGTTTTTCTTCATCTGTATCTGTTTCGTGGTTGAATAGAAGTTTAAACTGACTATAGAGTTGACTATCATTGAGTAACAAAGTAATTTTCCTGATAGAGAGATATCAGTTGAGAGTTAAATGGATTTGGCATACTTACAGTTGGATTTATGTTTTTGGCATGATAAAATCCCATTATACTGAACATTTCAGCAGTGTTTAATGTATCCTGTTGGTATATCAATTAATATTACTAAGCACCCAAACTACTTTGAGATCAGGACAAGCAGATCTTGACACTTATTCTTCCCAATGCAGGTTGAGACAGTTTGCAATTTAATTTTAAGTATCAATGAGTATTTGAGTTTTTGGGtctttacactctaaaaatggctgggttatttttgacacataataggtaaatattggtcagaacacatgctggtttaaaaataacccaatgttgggttaaTGTTATGCAATCatggtttaaaacaacccagcattgggtcaattttaacccagtgtATGATCTGTTATGGGCTGTTTCGACCTGAAGTTCTGTACGCagaatatacactcacctaaaggattattagaaacactatactaatactgtgtttgaccccctttcactttcagaactgccttaatcctACGTGACATTGATtaaacaaggtgctgaaagcattctttagaaatgttggcccatattgataggatagcatcttgcagttttgtgggatgcacatccagggcacaagcttccgttccaccacatcccatagatgctctattgggttgagatctggtaaCTGTGGGGtttcattttagtacagtgaactcattgtcatgttcaagaaaccaatttgaaatgattcaagctttttgacatggtgcattatcctgctgccatcagaggatgggtacatggtggtcataaaaggatggacatggtccgaaacaatgctcaggtagtccgtggcatttaaatgatgcccatttggcactaaggggcctaatatgtgccaagaaaacattccccacaccattacaccattgcattaatgagaaattgaacaggtgttcctaataatcctttaggtgagtgtatgtctGTGATTGTACAGTAACCAGTTTAAACCAAACTCATATCACTGCAGTTAAGCCTCTGAAATATCAAGATAATCTATGAATCTAGGATGACATGTCAGATTATTTTGACCACTGAAACATTAGTCagaatttattttagttttttaccAAATAAAAGGAGCTACAAAAGAAATCaggtataaaatgtaaataaaatttaaaatggtATGATGTTTTGGGACTACTGTcttctgttatttttttgtttttatctaGTTTAACATGCAATAACGTGTTAGTTTAGTCATGGCAGGTTTAGTTCTGAGTCAAAGATTAAAAATGACAACATGTTGATAATCTGGCATTTTATGAAgaacatataataataataataataaaagttttCTGAAAGCTataaaacataaacaattgTACATTAGCTGTGAATTTTTGTTAATATTGGACTAGTATACCATTAATATTACATTAACAAGAAAATAAGAATAGATATTATGTACATACACCTTGGGCATTTTATTTCTAATGAAATCTCCTATCAACCAGGAATTTTGGTgatcttaaataaaaaactgcTGATTTGCCCCAATAATCATgcaaacttttaaaaaacacaatctGATTTTAAGAATCAGATATCAATTACTATAGCAGCATGTTACAGTTTGCTATTTTTAAACCTATATGTACATATAGTGAGAGGGTCACTGTTGACCCCATCTAGATAACGACCTGGCACAAGACTAACACAGCAAGGCTTGTTTAAGCTGTAGTTTCTTTGAGCCCACAAAGACATGATATCAGCATTATAGAAAGATATCTGCTTTCTCGTACAGTCCAGATACAAGCCTATTTTCCTTGGTTTGTCTTGAGATTTTAACGAAGTCTCTTGTCCATCACAAGACAGGACGTATCCTTTATTGTGTTTAAGATGGAGCTGAATCTCACTATCAGCTGATTTTGATTTCAGTTTGACTTCACCCATCATGATTCCCACAGTCCAGTCTGGTTTATCCCCAACTTCTACCTCCCAGTAGTGCTGACCAGACTGAAAGGTTTCCTCTGAAACAGTACCGGGATTGAAGCCCTTAAACAGAGCAGACGTTCGGTCAGCTTGACGGATTCTGGCGCCCCCTGGAGACACTTTTAAGTATGACTCTCCTGGATTTTTTAGAGTCAAACTCTCAGGAACTACAACAAAGACACAAGCATAAATTTCATGAGATAATACAACAAGAAGTTATCTAATCTCTATCACTCGTATCTGTCATGTCTTTCACCTGGTTTGATGGATTCCAGCATCTGCTTCCACACAAAGAACTGCAGGTGAGTTTCATGGGGGCCAAAGAAGAGAGAGTCAGGAACCACAGTAAGACCTTTCACATTTGAAGTGTACCTGAAACAACCAGTCATATCAGCATAAAACAACAAACTTAAAATCTGATACTTTGACTTAATTGTTGTAATTTTGGTGTAAATAGCAGTTTCTTATATACAGTACTTCATATCTGATGCCACACTGCTTTTATCTTTCATGCCCTTGGTCAGTGGAAATCCTTTCTCATGCCaccactaaataaaaaatataaacaaacaaatcagTTGTTATGTATTTTGAACCACACTACGCTAAAGGTGTATCTTGAGCCAACCTACCAATTGTATTTGCAaaacaacatatatttttaagataCTATTTcccatatatatgtgtgtgggAGGGTTGTGTGCGTGTGTTATCTAATGTGTTGTGTGTGACCTGTAGAAAGTCATCGGGTTGCTTAATTTCCAAGGCAGACTGTAGAAGAACTTCTTTCTCTTTGCTCTCCATAAACCTTTTGTCCATCACAGCACGGTTCTTCTGCATGACTTCAGTAATTTTGCTCTCCTCTCTCttcaactgtttcttcacttcTTCCTCTTTTTGCTGTAGGAACTGGTGCATTTCTTCAAACTGAGCAGAAATCTTAGCTAATAAAGTTTGGGATTTTTCCTGAGATtgtaaacaagaaaaaatattcTTGAAGCTATAAATTTGTGCAATTGCTTGTTTTGTTATGATCTATATCAGGGGTCTTGGTGCCCGCgggttaacattttaaacaatattatgttaacattttaaacaatactaaaccatatcaacaagtaaaataaaatcaataagtaaacaaaaaagttttgagtagactatataaaaaagtagccctccagattgttttatccattgtggtagcccttgcccacaaaaaggttggagaccccatATCTATATAACTATACTGCCATCCCATGGCTAAGTGCAGGAACTACACAGAGAGtcaaactgagaaaaatgtCCTTAAACGTTTTTACACCCAAGCCATCAAACGTGTCACTGCAATTTTGTAACACTCATTCTTAATATCTTATATATATTAGAGACCTCGGTTTTGGTAATCTCAGTAGTCTGTTCTTGGATCATCTTATCCAACTTTCGATTTTCGTTGGCAAGAAAACCCAAAGCAGTCTTCAGCTCCCCCTACAGGAAGACAGACACTTGTTTAGGCTTTATACATACAgtaataacaagaaaaacaaatcaCATAGACTCCTCCTCTTAACATACATAATTTTAAGCCTTCAGCTAAAAAACTGCTTAAGTTCAACCCATGTGCTGTGCTTTTATTATAAGCATAAACATATCTAAATGGCTATGTCTTTTACCTTGTTGATGTCAGAAGCCTCTTTCAGTGGTTTAAAAATGTGTCCTTGATGTTTGTCTCCATCTCTACAGATGACACACACCAGTTTCTGATCAGTTTCACAGAAGAGTTTGAGCTTCTCATCATGCTCTGAACAAATCAGCTCTGTTTCAGGAAGTTTGAGATCCTGTCCTCCATCTTTAGATGTCGGACTCTTCACGTTATCAGCTTTGCGCTCAGCAGAAAGATGCTCTCTCACTGTCGAGGTTATGTTCTTCAGAAGGCGGCTTGGTTTTAGGTCTTCTCTGCCATATGGCTTTTTGCATTCAGGACAAGTGCTTGATCCCAGGCTGGCTTGCATGTGGCCTGTGATGCATTGTCGACAATACGAGTGCTCGCAAGAGAGAGTCACCGGATCAGTAAAATCACTCAAACACACTGAGCATTTTATCTGCAAAGACAGAGGTGAATCCATTATATCTGTACAATTTTTGCCAAACTAGAAGCAATCAGAAAAACCTTCTCCttagaaaatatatatttttaattgttaGCTAAGGTTGTTGCTCAGGTAAGAagtgttttttaagtgttaaAAACACTTTCAGTTTTGCATCCTTTTAAATTTTGAATTATTGCTCCTCCCAGTTGGCTCCAAAACTAATCAAACTGGAATATCATACCC
Above is a window of Paramisgurnus dabryanus chromosome 13, PD_genome_1.1, whole genome shotgun sequence DNA encoding:
- the LOC135743157 gene encoding uncharacterized protein; its protein translation is MDDKGLLCLLLGLIILCSLLTGMSEAEETHVFSSSGENVALPCINALSNCTSTTWNYNKHRSSGTVELIAGGLKKKNIERAERLSLGSDCSLNIYKITEEDHGLYICLQYVNGQKHGTDEPIFLHVLHVYPSSTQTKMRSGSSVTLTCQLFSYEDSCSLVRPDDLQLFWVNQADVNLHEDSRYQKLSSGQCIRTLTTTFQNEDNNTKWRCLVKKKNENKTSASYTVKFTKPTKTDTVTAVTTINTERRTTLNSPVTAIQHSQGT
- the LOC135727776 gene encoding E3 ubiquitin-protein ligase TRIM62-like, with amino-acid sequence MDSPLSLQIKCSVCLSDFTDPVTLSCEHSYCRQCITGHMQASLGSSTCPECKKPYGREDLKPSRLLKNITSTVREHLSAERKADNVKSPTSKDGGQDLKLPETELICSEHDEKLKLFCETDQKLVCVICRDGDKHQGHIFKPLKEASDINKGELKTALGFLANENRKLDKMIQEQTTEITKTEEKSQTLLAKISAQFEEMHQFLQQKEEEVKKQLKREESKITEVMQKNRAVMDKRFMESKEKEVLLQSALEIKQPDDFLQWWHEKGFPLTKGMKDKSSVASDMKYTSNVKGLTVVPDSLFFGPHETHLQFFVWKQMLESIKPVPESLTLKNPGESYLKVSPGGARIRQADRTSALFKGFNPGTVSEETFQSGQHYWEVEVGDKPDWTVGIMMGEVKLKSKSADSEIQLHLKHNKGYVLSCDGQETSLKSQDKPRKIGLYLDCTRKQISFYNADIMSLWAQRNYSLNKPCCVSLVPGRYLDGVNSDPLTICTYRFKNSKL